One window of the Sulfolobales archaeon genome contains the following:
- a CDS encoding ABC transporter permease, translated as MGYTNIAMNISKRISQALITYIVVNLFIFFIPRMMPGSYVDYLASSRFLPREAVEELYIKLGLDKPVYIQLINYVRNVMFSPTPDFGYSYSFYPLKAWDVISIYLPWTLILLTIATLTTFIYGVMLGFAAAVWKDRFLGRLITSFSIFTMSNPYFVLALIFLMIFSQYLRLFPPGGAYSTTLHPSSPNFLADVIWHMALPLIALTIGTSGQYIILTRTIITSNMGEDFFRAAVAMGLKRYKVIIEYALRPGILPLITVFGIRFGTMLSGALLTEIIFSYPGLGYILYQAILSKDFPLIQALFYMMSLMVIVASLALDILYAILDPRIRKG; from the coding sequence TTGGGCTATACGAATATAGCTATGAACATATCTAAGAGGATTTCCCAGGCACTCATCACTTATATAGTTGTGAATCTATTTATATTCTTTATACCAAGGATGATGCCTGGAAGCTATGTAGATTATCTGGCATCCTCCAGATTCCTACCTAGAGAGGCTGTTGAAGAGCTATATATAAAGCTGGGCCTAGATAAACCAGTATATATACAGCTTATCAATTACGTGAGGAATGTTATGTTTTCGCCGACGCCTGACTTTGGCTATTCATACTCTTTTTACCCGCTAAAAGCCTGGGACGTCATATCTATATATCTCCCCTGGACGCTCATACTCCTAACCATAGCCACACTAACAACATTCATCTATGGTGTTATGCTCGGCTTTGCAGCTGCTGTTTGGAAAGATAGATTTTTGGGCAGGCTGATCACAAGCTTCTCGATCTTCACTATGTCAAATCCATACTTTGTTCTTGCACTCATATTCCTTATGATCTTCTCTCAATATCTAAGGCTGTTTCCACCAGGAGGGGCTTATTCAACCACGCTACATCCCTCCTCCCCTAATTTCTTAGCTGATGTTATTTGGCATATGGCGCTGCCTCTTATAGCACTGACTATAGGGACATCGGGGCAGTATATCATATTGACAAGGACGATAATCACCAGCAATATGGGAGAGGACTTCTTCAGAGCAGCTGTTGCTATGGGGCTTAAGAGGTATAAAGTGATCATTGAATATGCGTTGAGACCAGGTATCCTTCCCCTTATAACTGTTTTTGGAATTAGATTTGGAACCATGCTTAGTGGAGCCCTTCTAACTGAGATCATATTTAGCTATCCTGGTCTAGGCTATATACTCTACCAAGCCATATTATCTAAGGACTTCCCCCTGATCCAGGCTTTATTCTATATGATGAGCCTAATGGTGATAGTTGCAAGCCTAGCTCTTGATATTCTATATGCTATACTTGATCCTAGGATTAGAAAGGGGTGA
- a CDS encoding ABC transporter substrate-binding protein, giving the protein MSSSSRGIEVLSIMIVVMILGSIFLSIWPPIYMINVYAQESTAILKLCIPSPGKVLDLNPYFYIASPPLTHCMILKLVYETLAEEKSDGSLEPLLATQWSTSQDGKTITIKLRSNVYWHDGTPFTSRDVAFVLTTIKRYPGGDVYSIGRYIESLETPDNLTIIIKLTQPFSRFLYYLLTGYRIFPQHIFSDKNMAEFPARDPRYAIGTGPYRLVEANFDTQIFRFAAFERYWGGSPKVSEIVVQVVDESAPIPVMMKTGQCSIASITNPALVPPIVSDPSLGVAVSRGWPYQGSYYTPAGLLVINTAVYPLNITEFRRALAYAINKDRIVQLALQGYGEVASSGQLPMSSKWRPPDLEEISYNASKAREILRSIGFVEGPDHMFRYPNGTPVSIKIIHTGGIASNVVALIIQDWRNAGIEASEEVLTRLTYVNNLAYGYYQVAMLLTNRPTDVDFVLTVFMDRNTTPTPIGQPTQYWGWTRYVNPQFNAYIERARSSLTDGEAFKYYAEAQRIAARDQWVIPLYYSKAIWAFNKRDFVSWEKLQEGEGYPTHVTMLSIAPYAPQTQPAATTIIYREQQTYTTVREYVTYTQQYTQAAEASSPIGVVAIAILIAAVAAISVYIVLRRR; this is encoded by the coding sequence ATGTCGAGTTCTAGTAGGGGTATAGAAGTACTATCGATAATGATAGTGGTGATGATCCTAGGATCTATATTTCTAAGCATATGGCCCCCAATATATATGATCAATGTATATGCACAGGAAAGCACGGCAATATTGAAGCTCTGCATACCATCACCTGGAAAGGTTCTGGATCTGAATCCCTATTTCTACATCGCATCACCACCCCTGACACACTGTATGATACTTAAGCTAGTGTATGAAACACTTGCTGAGGAGAAGAGCGATGGATCCCTAGAACCCCTGCTAGCTACTCAATGGAGCACTTCGCAAGATGGAAAGACAATCACTATAAAGCTAAGATCGAATGTCTATTGGCACGATGGCACGCCATTCACCTCAAGAGATGTGGCATTTGTTCTAACAACAATCAAGAGATATCCAGGTGGCGATGTGTATTCGATAGGAAGATACATCGAGTCTTTAGAGACACCTGATAATCTAACCATCATCATCAAGCTCACGCAGCCTTTCAGCAGGTTCCTATATTATCTACTCACAGGCTACAGGATCTTCCCTCAACATATTTTCTCGGATAAAAATATGGCTGAGTTTCCAGCAAGGGATCCGCGATATGCTATAGGAACTGGCCCATATAGATTGGTTGAGGCGAACTTCGATACCCAGATATTTAGGTTCGCTGCCTTCGAAAGATACTGGGGAGGATCTCCCAAGGTTAGTGAGATAGTTGTTCAGGTGGTTGATGAATCAGCACCTATCCCGGTTATGATGAAGACAGGGCAGTGCTCTATAGCATCGATAACTAATCCAGCTCTTGTTCCGCCTATAGTCTCTGATCCCTCCTTGGGGGTTGCCGTCTCTAGGGGATGGCCTTATCAGGGTTCATACTACACACCGGCAGGTCTTCTAGTTATAAACACGGCTGTGTATCCACTCAATATAACGGAGTTCAGACGCGCATTAGCATATGCAATAAATAAAGATAGGATAGTCCAGCTAGCGCTCCAGGGATATGGCGAGGTTGCATCGTCAGGTCAGCTACCTATGTCTTCGAAGTGGAGGCCCCCCGATCTAGAGGAGATAAGCTATAATGCCTCAAAAGCGAGAGAGATCTTAAGATCTATAGGCTTTGTCGAAGGGCCAGATCATATGTTCCGATACCCCAACGGAACACCTGTAAGCATAAAGATCATACATACGGGAGGTATAGCAAGCAACGTGGTGGCATTAATAATCCAGGACTGGAGAAATGCTGGCATTGAGGCATCCGAGGAGGTTCTCACAAGACTCACTTACGTCAATAACCTCGCATATGGCTACTACCAGGTTGCAATGCTGCTGACAAATAGACCGACGGATGTTGACTTTGTTCTAACTGTCTTCATGGACAGGAATACAACGCCAACTCCTATAGGGCAGCCAACTCAGTATTGGGGTTGGACTAGGTATGTTAATCCGCAATTCAATGCATATATCGAGAGGGCTAGATCCTCTCTAACAGATGGGGAGGCCTTTAAATACTATGCAGAGGCTCAGAGAATAGCTGCAAGGGATCAGTGGGTAATACCCCTCTACTATTCAAAAGCTATATGGGCCTTCAACAAGAGGGACTTCGTTAGTTGGGAAAAGCTTCAAGAAGGGGAGGGATATCCTACCCATGTGACCATGCTCAGCATAGCACCATATGCTCCTCAGACGCAACCTGCTGCAACAACTATTATATATCGAGAGCAGCAGACATATACAACTGTGAGGGAGTATGTGACATACACGCAGCAATACACACAAGCGGCGGAAGCATCGTCACCTATAGGTGTGGTGGCGATAGCTATCTTGATAGCAGCCGTTGCTGCCATATCTGTATACATTGTTCTGAGGAGGAGATGA